The genomic DNA CGCTCGCCAAGGAGACGACATGACGCGCGAGTATCCCGAGGAACAGTTGATGGCGTTCGTTCAGGCCATGGCCAACGTGGCGGCGAGCGACGGCCGCGTCACCGAGGACGAGCGTCAGCATCTCGATGACATGGTGGTCGGCATCGGCTTGTCGCCCCAAGACGCGCGCGTCTCCGCGCTCATCGAGCAGGAATTCCAGAAGCCCAGCCGCCTCACCGACATTGTCGGCAAGATCGAAATCCGTGAGATGCGCGCCGCCCTCCTGCGCATGATCGTCGAGGTGGCGTGTGCCGACGGCGAGATCGCGAACGAGGAGCGCGCGTCGGTGAAAGAGGCCGCTACTGCCTTCGGTCTCGATGTGTCGGTCGCCGACGAGCTCATCGACTGGACGCTCGCCTCGATCAAGCTCGAGCAGCGCGAGCAGGAGATCATGGCGAAGCTGCTCTAACCTGAAGCGCTTGATGACAACTGTCCCCAGGCGGAGATTCCCGCCGAGGTGCCGTCCATCTGAGGGATGGCTCCCGTGGGAAGGCCGTGAGCGCTCCGCCCATCGGCCTTCCCGGGGATGACGTCACTACCAGCCGCTGTTCCCCGAGACCTTGTTGAAGGTGTACCGGTTGTTGGGGTTGTGGAGCCCACCCTGGGCCGCGCCCGTCACGGTGACGTTGGTGCAGGTGGCCGTCCCAGGCACGTTGAAGGTCTCCAGACCGTAGGCGCCCGCGCCCTTGATGGTGACGTTGTTCAGGGTCACCGGAGAGATGGGGGAGTAGTTCACGGCGGGTGTGGGCGCCTGCGGGTACGGGCCATGACCCCAGCTGAACTTGACGGCCGAGAAGGTGCTGTCGTTGAGCTCCACCCCGTCGATGAGGATGTGCCCCGAGATCTCCCGCCGCGTCGCATGGAGCCACACGGCCCCGGCGTTCATGTGCCAGTTCGTCTGCTGTTCTCCACCGGTCCGATTCAGGGTCACGCGC from Melittangium boletus DSM 14713 includes the following:
- a CDS encoding DUF533 domain-containing protein, which gives rise to MTGRSPRWRSPVESAAALAVSPRICCHAEQPGPSSAASHGQPPAARQGDDMTREYPEEQLMAFVQAMANVAASDGRVTEDERQHLDDMVVGIGLSPQDARVSALIEQEFQKPSRLTDIVGKIEIREMRAALLRMIVEVACADGEIANEERASVKEAATAFGLDVSVADELIDWTLASIKLEQREQEIMAKLL